The sequence GCCTCTTTGCATAGATTGTGTTTCTCACTGGAAAGGGACACCAAACTCCCAAAGTATTGCACCTCCAACACCAACTCTGCTCATACCAGTCCTTTGTCTACATGTTGTGACATAATTATTTTAATACTGAGCACGAACGATAATCTGACAAGTGCAAGCAATCatgaaaaaattgcatttcccaTTTGGTAAAGAATAAGAAGTTGCTTGGAGTAGACAAATTAAAGAGATATTTCGGACACAAAATTTCAAGTGCAACGGCAATCAAGTTGCTGACTTGCGCTACGACTCTTTGTCATATCAAGCCATGCACTAATCTAAGCTACTGGAAGGCAAAAGTAGAAAACCCACCATTGACTCTTGTTGTGTCGCAGGTTAAAGAGACGCTAAATTTAGCATTTAGGGTTACTTATACTCCTACACCCAGCAGTTTATAAGTTACAAAagtacattaacattacacatAACTGCACGAATTTACACCGCggggacatccaactcaaaaccaatcggcgatgagtggagaggcccaaaagattataaaccgcaggatctttaTTGTGTACTGCCGATACTAGCAGCAACCAAGCACAACGATCTAAACTTCATCACCGCCAGTCAAGCCAATGCCCGAGTTCTTCCAGCAATGGCAGCAGCTCAACTCCACCATTTTAATCACCAATTACAGACTCAAGTTCTTCACTTCCCTGTCTTCGATCATGATCATCACTATCACTGCCATTAACGTCAGCAGTCTCTTAAACCCGATCTCTTCTCAAATACTGATTTTTAGGTCGTGAAACCCTCAAACGTCGCACCATAACTCCGGTAGACCCATCTTCATCGTCGTTCTTTTAACAACTCCATCATTCGAATACTAGCACGAACAGCACCTCgtacaaaaaaaacacaaattcacTGCAACAGTTCTAGAACCCATCTGAATCTCCTCCGTTCATCACTTGAACAATCTAAACTTTGacttggtttccttttttttatatatctcAGCTTCCTTAAACAGCAGTCGTAACTTCTGTTGAGCGACCACCGGCACCATCTGATGCGCGTCAGGCATTACGTCTCCTTCTTTTCCGTTCATTACCACCAGCAGCATCAAATCTTCTTGGTTTCAAACTCCTCGGCAAATTTCCCTTCTGCAAATATATCAGCTGATTTCTCGGCTTTATTCCGAGCAACCAACATCTTCTGTTCGCAAGATTGGTTCCCAAAGAAACCTAGTTTCGTATTGTGGATATTAGTTAGGTGTCAGGTGTAGCTGTCCCTTGGTTGAGCTCTGCAAATCTCATGCCCACACGCATAGAGTGTTTGAGAAACTTCTCTGCGCATCGACGGATGCAAGACTCCTCTTGTTTGTCAAGGGACTTGCGGCGGAAAGTGTCCACACAGTCAACAAAGCATCTCTCTACCAAAGAATTGTACATCCTCAAACTGTCCCTAACTTGGAgctgatcaatcatagtagacaTTCTCATCTTGTCTTCCTCAGGCATAGCATCGATATCGCCCATCATACTCTTGTCCATCTTTACTGTGAATTAGAGTAAGAGATTACCTTTCTCTCACAGTAGTACTTCTTATGATATTCCTTTGAGTTTAGTTGTGTCTGACATTTGGACTTCACCAAAATTGTCTAGAACTGGTTTTCGGTATTACATGTTAATTATGGATGTTTATTCCCATTATACTTGGATTTTTCCAATGGTTCAACGTTCTGAAGCCTTAAATATATTTATTCTCTTTCGAAAGCAAGTTGAAAATCTGACAAATCACAGGATCAAAATTTTTCAGTCTGACAATGCTTTAGAGTACAAAAAGTTCACATCTTATTTGAATGATTCTGGCATTCAGCACAGATTCACTTGTCCGCATACATCTGCACAAAACGGAATTGCTGAAAGGCGAATTAGACATGTCACTGAGTCTGGTTTGGCACTTCTTTTCCAAGCGTCGATTCCCTATTCTTATTGGTCAGACGCTTTTCTAACGGCTTGCTTCCTGATAAATCGTCTACCAAAATCTAAAAGTGTCTCTGCTACTCCATTAGAGTTATTGTTCAATAAAAAACCTGACTACTCTTTTCTTAGGGTCTTTGGCTGTTTAGCATATCCATGTTTACGTCCTTACAACTCCAATAAACTAGAGCCTCGGTCTTTGCCGTGTGTGTTTATAGGATATAACAATTCACACAAAGGATACCTTTGTCTACATCGTGAAAGTGGACGCATATATGTTTCTCGTCATGTTCGTTTTGTTGAAGAAACATTCCCTTTCATGGCCAAGCAGCAGCAAGGAACCCAGTCATCGCAAGGTATGATTCCATCTGACACAAGTGTTTTTCTTCATTCACCTTTTCAAAATACGTCTTTTGGCTGTGCTTCCCATAATTTACCTGAGCCTGCTGTTGTTACTTCTGCTGAGAATACTACGAGTGCTACTCCACCGGTTGCTGAAAACTCACGTCATAGTTCTCTTGTTACCACTGCTGCATCTCCTGGTGGAACTGCTGCTACGTCACACCAAGCCTCAGTTCCTGTTGGCTCTCCAGCGTCGCCCTCTGCAACTTTGTCTGCTGAAGCGTCTGCAGCGTCATCAGATCCTGTTGGCTCTCCTAATGAAGCGTCTACAGCGTCATCAGCTCCATTGCTCTCTTCGTCTCAACCTCCAGCAGACATCGATGCCAGTGCAACAATACCTACTCACTCCATGCAGACACGATCAAAGTCCGGAATAGTGAAGCCTGCCCAAAAATTCAGTCTCTTGGCCACCAAACATCCCCTGTTGGACTCCGACTTTATGGAACCTTCTTGTTACACGGAGGCTTGTAAATTACCACAATGGAGAGCAGCAATGGGTAACCAAATCAATGCTCTTATCCGAAATGGTACGTACTCACTTGTAAAACAACTGCCTGGTATGAATATCGTGGGTTCCAAATGGGTTTTTCGTGTAAAATAAAACTCGGATGGCAGCATTGATCGCTACAAAGCTCGGCTTGTTGCGAAGGGTTTTAATCAACGAGAGGGTGTTGATTACAGTGAGACCTTCAGCCCGGTTATCAAACCCTGCACTATCAGACTAGTTCTCTCTATTGCGGTAATGCATAATTGGTCTTTAAAGCAACTAGATGTTGAGAATGCATTTCTGCATGGCCGATTAGATGAAGCTGTCTATATGAAGCATCCCCTGGCTTTGTGGATCCGAATCGTCCTACTCATGTGTGTAAATTACATAAGTCTTTGTACGGTCTTAAACAAGCTCCGAGGGCCTGGTTCTCGAGGTTGAGTACTTATTTATTAGCTCTTGGGTTCAAGGG comes from Papaver somniferum cultivar HN1 chromosome 7, ASM357369v1, whole genome shotgun sequence and encodes:
- the LOC113293327 gene encoding mitochondrial import inner membrane translocase subunit Tim9, yielding MDKSMMGDIDAMPEEDKMRMSTMIDQLQVRDSLRMYNSLVERCFVDCVDTFRRKSLDKQEESCIRRCAEKFLKHSMRVGMRFAELNQGTATPDT